One stretch of Streptomyces zhihengii DNA includes these proteins:
- a CDS encoding type I polyketide synthase gives MSNTSTPAGEEKLLDYLRKVTADLQQTQQRLRSVESREHEPVAVVAMACRFPGGVRDPEELWRLVSEGGDAIGAFPADRGWDLAALHDQDADREGTTYVTQGGFLDGADQFDPGLFGISPREALAMDPQQRLVLETAWEVFERGGIDPLSLRGSGVGTFVGANPLDYRSGLTTVPDGFEGHLLTGGAASVVSGRIAYTFGLEGPAVTLDTACSSSLVALHLAVQALRRGECDLAVAGGVAVMSTPAEFVGFSRQRGLSADGRCRAFSADADGMGLGEGVGLVLVERLADARRNGHEILAVVRGSAVNQDGASNGLTAPSAPAQARVIEAALQDARLAPDQIDAVETHGTGTKLGDPIEAGALLATYGRNRPQDRPLWIGSLKSNIGHAQAAAGIGGVIKTVQAMRHGLLPRTLHAERPTPEVDWSDASVTPLTENLPWPDRDRPRRAGVSAFGMSGTNAHVILEQPDPADRPAPAAATGEQAAPAAATGEQAAPAAATGEQAAPADGRALAWVVSGATEAALREQAARLRGFLADRPGTDASDVARTLVTGRAALDHRAAVVGSDPAALLDGLAGIATSGAIACNGTVTTGSVREGATRPVFVFPGQGAQWSGMALALADAEPAFAASLHACAAALEPHVDWELFTELGGPLDRVDVVQPASWAVMVSLAELWRAHGVEPAAVVGHSQGEIAAAVVAGALSLEDGALVVARRSKVIGRRLAGLGGMASLALGREDTEERLRPWADRLGVAAVNGSRATVVSGEPGAIAELVAACEADGVRARVVPVDYASHSPQVEAVRDELLAELGPITPRAARVPFHSTVDAGPRPFDTTGLDAAYWVRNLRRTVEFAQVARQLADAGHTLFVEAAAHPVLSFAIEETTGPDTVTVASLRRGDGGHDRFLASLAEAFVHGAPVDWTPALPDGARTTPLPAYAFQHKRYWLEPEPAALAAAPPADRAEARFWEAVDRGDLSAVTDTLRLSEGAGLPELLPALGAWRRTRHEQATVDAWRYKTGWRPLGPAPAGPAPAGTWLLVAPEEQASAPFVAATLRALETDGADVHLLPVASADADRGKLAARLHEAVGDGRDLAGVLSLWSLDGGPLPGSPTLSTATLGTLAVLQALADTGLTAPLWCVTRGGVATDDRTPADPVQAELWGMGRVAALENPRLWGGLVDLDPATDDATAAREIAAALRRTDAEDQIAVRGGRPLGRRMVRDLAADRTPARTYRPRGTVLVTGGTGALGKLLARWLASNGAEHLVLTSRRGPGAPGADALEAELTGLGVRVTIAGCDIADHGQLAALVDRVEADGPPVTAVVHTAAHIDLGPLLETTVEEFTDAYDAKIRGARNLDRVFEDHDLDAFVLYSSIAAFWGSGLHGSYAAANAHLDAMAQQRRARGKAAASLAWGVWRPVDIQESYAAERMAISERAQAQGLPFLEPDLGIEAFRQAVDHDDVNVALANIEWDRFVSLFTMARPTRLLDDLPEARAALERIAESEKRTTDDEEEAETLRERLSALTAEEADRHLLDLVREHAAASLGHDGPDEVQPARAFRDLGFESLTAVELRNRLNRATGLRLPAGLVFDHPTPNAVAALLRTELLDDGPATSESLHAQLDRLETVLARLDVDTAERAPVTARLRSLLDRWTAGEPDGAAGPASVAEQLESASDEEMFDFIRREFGRS, from the coding sequence ATGTCGAACACGTCCACGCCGGCCGGCGAAGAGAAACTCCTCGACTATCTGCGCAAGGTCACCGCCGACCTCCAGCAGACCCAGCAGCGGCTGCGCTCGGTCGAGTCCCGCGAGCACGAGCCGGTCGCCGTGGTCGCCATGGCCTGCCGCTTCCCCGGCGGGGTGCGCGACCCCGAGGAGCTGTGGCGGCTGGTGAGCGAGGGCGGCGACGCCATCGGCGCCTTCCCCGCCGACCGCGGCTGGGACCTGGCAGCCCTCCACGACCAGGACGCCGACCGCGAGGGCACCACCTACGTCACCCAGGGCGGCTTCCTCGACGGCGCCGACCAGTTCGACCCCGGGCTGTTCGGCATATCCCCGCGCGAGGCACTCGCCATGGACCCGCAGCAGCGGCTCGTCCTGGAGACCGCCTGGGAGGTCTTCGAGCGCGGCGGCATCGACCCGCTGTCCCTGCGCGGCAGCGGCGTCGGCACCTTCGTGGGGGCCAACCCGCTCGACTACCGCTCCGGGCTGACCACCGTGCCCGACGGCTTCGAGGGACACCTGCTGACCGGCGGCGCCGCGAGCGTCGTCTCCGGCCGCATCGCCTACACCTTCGGCCTGGAGGGCCCCGCGGTCACCCTCGACACCGCGTGCTCCTCCTCCCTGGTCGCCCTGCACCTGGCCGTGCAGGCGCTGCGCCGCGGAGAGTGCGACCTCGCCGTCGCCGGCGGCGTCGCGGTCATGTCGACGCCCGCCGAGTTCGTCGGCTTCAGCCGGCAGCGCGGACTGTCCGCCGACGGCCGCTGCCGCGCGTTCTCCGCCGACGCCGACGGCATGGGCCTCGGCGAGGGCGTCGGCCTCGTCCTGGTGGAACGGCTGGCCGACGCCCGCCGCAACGGCCACGAGATCCTGGCCGTCGTCCGCGGCTCCGCCGTCAACCAGGACGGCGCCTCCAACGGGCTCACCGCGCCGAGCGCGCCCGCCCAGGCGCGCGTCATCGAGGCCGCGCTCCAGGACGCCCGGCTCGCACCCGACCAGATCGACGCCGTCGAGACCCACGGCACCGGCACGAAGCTCGGCGACCCGATCGAGGCCGGCGCGCTGCTCGCCACCTACGGCCGGAACCGCCCGCAGGACCGGCCGCTGTGGATCGGCTCGCTGAAGTCCAACATCGGCCACGCGCAGGCCGCCGCAGGCATCGGCGGCGTCATCAAGACCGTCCAGGCCATGCGTCACGGACTGCTGCCGCGGACCCTGCACGCCGAGCGGCCCACCCCCGAGGTCGACTGGTCCGACGCCTCGGTCACCCCGCTGACCGAGAACCTGCCCTGGCCCGACCGCGACCGGCCGCGCCGCGCGGGCGTCTCCGCGTTCGGCATGAGCGGCACCAACGCCCACGTCATCCTCGAACAGCCGGACCCCGCCGACCGCCCGGCGCCCGCCGCAGCCACGGGCGAGCAGGCCGCGCCCGCCGCAGCCACGGGCGAGCAGGCCGCGCCCGCCGCAGCCACGGGCGAGCAGGCCGCGCCCGCCGACGGCAGGGCCCTCGCCTGGGTGGTGTCCGGCGCGACCGAGGCCGCCCTGCGCGAACAGGCCGCCCGGCTGCGGGGCTTCCTCGCCGACCGGCCCGGCACCGACGCGTCCGACGTCGCCCGGACACTCGTCACGGGCCGCGCCGCGCTGGACCACCGGGCCGCCGTCGTCGGCTCCGACCCGGCCGCCCTCCTCGACGGCCTCGCCGGCATCGCCACCTCGGGCGCCATCGCCTGCAACGGCACCGTCACCACCGGCTCCGTCCGCGAGGGCGCCACGCGCCCCGTGTTCGTCTTCCCCGGGCAGGGCGCGCAGTGGTCCGGCATGGCGCTGGCCCTCGCCGACGCCGAGCCCGCCTTCGCCGCCTCCCTGCACGCCTGCGCCGCGGCGCTGGAACCGCACGTCGACTGGGAGCTGTTCACCGAACTCGGCGGCCCCCTCGACCGGGTGGACGTCGTCCAGCCCGCCTCCTGGGCCGTCATGGTGTCCCTCGCCGAGCTGTGGCGGGCGCACGGCGTGGAGCCCGCCGCCGTCGTCGGCCACTCGCAGGGCGAGATCGCCGCCGCCGTCGTCGCCGGTGCGCTGTCGCTGGAGGACGGCGCCCTCGTCGTCGCCCGGCGCAGCAAGGTCATCGGACGCCGCCTGGCCGGCCTCGGCGGCATGGCCTCCCTGGCGCTCGGCCGCGAGGACACCGAGGAGCGCCTGCGCCCCTGGGCCGACCGGCTCGGCGTCGCCGCCGTCAACGGCAGCCGCGCCACCGTCGTCTCCGGCGAACCCGGCGCGATCGCCGAACTCGTCGCCGCCTGCGAGGCCGACGGCGTACGGGCCCGTGTCGTCCCCGTCGACTACGCCTCCCACTCCCCGCAGGTCGAGGCCGTGCGCGACGAACTCCTCGCCGAACTCGGCCCGATCACGCCCCGCGCCGCCCGGGTGCCGTTCCACTCCACCGTCGACGCCGGCCCCCGGCCCTTCGACACCACCGGGCTCGACGCCGCCTACTGGGTCCGCAACCTGCGCCGGACCGTGGAGTTCGCCCAGGTCGCCCGGCAGCTCGCGGACGCCGGCCACACCCTCTTCGTGGAGGCCGCCGCCCACCCCGTGCTCTCCTTCGCGATCGAGGAGACGACCGGCCCCGACACCGTCACCGTCGCCTCCCTGCGCCGCGGCGACGGCGGCCACGACCGCTTCCTGGCCTCCCTCGCCGAGGCGTTCGTCCACGGCGCCCCCGTCGACTGGACCCCCGCCCTCCCGGACGGCGCGCGGACCACCCCGCTGCCCGCCTACGCCTTCCAGCACAAGCGCTACTGGCTGGAGCCGGAGCCCGCCGCCCTCGCCGCGGCCCCGCCGGCGGACCGCGCCGAGGCCCGCTTCTGGGAGGCCGTCGACCGGGGCGACCTCTCCGCCGTCACCGACACCCTCCGCCTGTCCGAGGGCGCCGGACTGCCGGAACTGCTGCCCGCCCTCGGCGCGTGGCGGCGCACCCGCCACGAGCAGGCCACCGTCGACGCCTGGCGCTACAAGACCGGCTGGCGTCCGCTCGGCCCCGCCCCCGCCGGACCCGCGCCCGCCGGGACCTGGCTGCTCGTCGCGCCCGAGGAGCAGGCGTCCGCACCCTTCGTCGCCGCGACACTGCGCGCCCTGGAGACGGACGGCGCCGACGTCCACCTGCTGCCGGTCGCCTCCGCCGACGCCGACCGCGGCAAGCTCGCCGCCCGTCTGCACGAGGCCGTCGGCGACGGCCGGGACCTCGCCGGCGTGCTCAGCCTGTGGTCCCTCGACGGCGGCCCGCTGCCCGGCAGCCCGACCCTCAGCACGGCCACCCTCGGCACCCTCGCCGTCCTCCAGGCCCTCGCCGACACCGGTCTGACCGCGCCCCTGTGGTGCGTCACCCGGGGCGGCGTGGCCACCGACGACCGCACCCCCGCCGACCCGGTGCAGGCCGAACTCTGGGGCATGGGCCGCGTCGCCGCCCTGGAGAACCCCCGCCTGTGGGGCGGCCTCGTCGACCTGGACCCCGCCACCGACGACGCCACCGCCGCGCGCGAGATCGCCGCCGCCCTGCGCCGCACCGACGCCGAGGACCAGATCGCCGTACGCGGCGGGCGCCCCCTCGGCCGCCGCATGGTCCGCGACCTGGCAGCCGACCGCACCCCCGCGCGCACCTACCGGCCGCGCGGCACCGTCCTCGTCACCGGCGGCACCGGCGCCCTCGGCAAGCTCCTCGCCCGCTGGCTCGCCAGCAACGGCGCCGAGCACCTCGTCCTCACCAGCCGGCGCGGACCCGGCGCCCCCGGCGCCGACGCCCTCGAAGCGGAACTGACCGGCCTCGGCGTCCGCGTGACCATCGCCGGCTGCGACATCGCCGACCACGGCCAACTGGCCGCGCTCGTCGACCGCGTCGAGGCCGACGGCCCGCCCGTCACCGCCGTCGTCCACACCGCCGCCCACATCGATCTCGGCCCCCTCCTGGAGACCACCGTCGAGGAGTTCACGGACGCCTACGACGCGAAGATCCGCGGCGCCCGCAACCTCGACCGCGTCTTCGAGGACCACGACCTCGACGCCTTCGTCCTCTACTCGTCCATCGCCGCCTTCTGGGGCAGCGGCCTGCACGGCTCCTACGCCGCCGCCAACGCCCACCTGGACGCCATGGCGCAGCAGCGCCGCGCCCGCGGCAAGGCCGCCGCCTCCCTCGCCTGGGGCGTGTGGCGGCCCGTGGACATCCAGGAGAGCTACGCCGCCGAACGCATGGCCATCAGCGAACGCGCCCAGGCCCAGGGACTGCCGTTCCTGGAGCCCGACCTCGGCATCGAGGCGTTCCGCCAGGCCGTCGACCACGACGACGTCAACGTCGCCCTCGCCAACATCGAATGGGACCGCTTCGTCTCCCTGTTCACCATGGCCCGCCCCACCCGCCTCCTCGACGACCTGCCCGAGGCCCGCGCCGCCCTGGAGCGGATCGCCGAGAGCGAGAAGCGCACCACGGACGACGAGGAGGAGGCCGAGACCCTGCGCGAGCGGCTCTCCGCGCTCACCGCCGAGGAGGCCGACCGGCACCTGCTCGACCTGGTCCGCGAGCACGCCGCCGCCTCCCTCGGCCACGACGGCCCGGACGAGGTCCAGCCCGCGCGCGCCTTCCGCGACCTCGGCTTCGAATCGCTCACCGCCGTCGAACTGCGCAACCGCCTCAACCGCGCCACCGGCCTGCGCCTCCCCGCCGGCCTGGTCTTCGACCACCCCACCCCGAACGCGGTGGCCGCGCTGCTGCGCACCGAACTCCTCGACGACGGGCCCGCCACCTCCGAGTCCCTCCACGCCCAGCTCGACCGCCTGGAGACCGTCCTCGCCCGGCTCGACGTCGACACCGCCGAACGCGCGCCCGTGACCGCGCGGCTGCGGTCCCTGCTGGACCGCTGGACGGCCGGGGAGCCGGACGGCGCCGCCGGACCCGCCTCCGTCGCCGAACAGCTGGAGTCCGCCAGCGACGAGGAGATGTTCGATTTCATCCGCCGGGAGTTCGGCCGCTCCTGA